Genomic segment of Cronobacter dublinensis subsp. dublinensis LMG 23823:
GGCGGCCCATCAGGGGCTGCTGCATTTTGGGCTGGTGGTGCTGGTCGTGGCGCTCGGCGGCATGATTGGCGACCAGTTGCTTTATCTCGCAGGCCGCCACTTCGGCACTCGCGCCCTGGGACGTTTTTCCCGCAAGCAGAAGCAAATTACGCGCGCGCAAAAGCTTATCCAGCGCCATCCGGCGTGGTTTGTGATTGGCACGCGCTTTATGTATGGCTTTCGCATCATCGGGCCGCTGCTCATTGGCGCAAGCCACATTCCGCCGAAGCTTTTCCTGCCGCTCAATATTCTCGGCGCGCTGGTGTGGGCGAGCCTGTTTACCACGCTGGGGTATCTGGGTGGAGAGGTGATCGAACCCTGGCTGCATCGCCTCGATCACCATCTTAAGCATCTGATTTGGGTGGCGCTGGCGGTGGGGATTGTGCTGCTGCTGCGCTGGCTGTGGCATAAGCGCAGCAGCAGAGAGGATTAAGACGCCTGCGCTTTAAACTGCGGATTCACGAGCGTAAAGCCGCCGTCGATGATAAACGACTGGCCGGTGGTGTAGGTCGCGCCCTCGGAGCAGAGCCACGCGACGATGCTGGCTATCTCTTCGGTTTCGCCAGGGCGCGCCAGCGGAATATTCGGCATGGAGCCGGGCTTAGCGTCGCCCTCTTTCATGTCGTTCATCGGCGTGGCAATCGCCCCCGGCGCCACGGCGTTCACCAGGATGTTATGTTCCACCAGTTCCAGCGCCATCGATTTGGTTAACCCGCCCAGCGCATGTTTGGCGGCGGTGTACGCGCTCGCCTCCGGCAGCGGCGTGTGCTCATGCACAGAGGTGATATTGACGATGCGTCCGCCCTGCCCCTGCTTTACCATCGCCTTCGCGGCAATCTGCGAGCAAAGAAACGCGCCGTCGACATCCACCGTCTGAATGCTGCGCCATTCGTCGAACGTCATCTCCAGAAACGGCGCTTTGATCATCGCGCCCGCGTTGTTGACCAGCGCGTCGATGCGCCCGAAACGGTCAATCAGCTCCTGAATGGCGTTCGCGCCTTCCGGCAGGTTGCTGAGGTTTAGCTGGATAAGCTCGGCGCGCCGTCCGAGGCTTTCCACTTCCCGCGCCGTCGCTTTCGCGCCCTCGTCATCTTTATGCCAGGTGATGCCGATATCAAAACCCTGCTTTGCCAGGAAAATCGCACACTTCTTGCCGATGCCAGAATCTGACGCGGTGACGATCGCCACTTTGTTTACAGAACTCATGGTGCCTCCGGGTGTTTGCGGTAAAGCGTTAAGTATAGCGACGCCTGAAAATTCAGCCCCCGCGCGGGGTGGCGCGCTATGCGCACTTTTTTCTGCCGCCTTTGCAGGAGCTTCTATACTGATAATTACCTTCATGGATCAATGAGATCCCGCAAAGACAATAAGGAGTAAGTGATGAAAATCATTCTGTGGGCGGTACTGATTATTTTTCTGATTGGGCTATTGGTGGTCACGGGCGTGTTTAAGATGATCTTCTGATGTACCGGGCGCCGCCTGTCCGCGGCGCCCCTTCTGTTAACGCCCGCCGTGGCTGCTGTAGTTGACCGGCACCCAGCGATACCCGTCTCCCTGCGCTTTTATCTTACCGATCCCCGGAAACGCGATATGCGCAGCCCCCACCCAGGCGTTGCTCTGCGCCGCCATTTTCAGGGTTTTCTCTCTCATTGCCACCGCGCCATCCTGGTTGACGTCGAAATGTATCGCCACCTGCGGTTGCGGCATCTGCACCGCTTTCACATGGATAATATCGCCCCACAGCAGCAGCGTTTCGCCACCGCGGCTCACTTTGTAGATGACGCTGCCAGGCGTGTGACCGGGCGCGGGCAGCGCCTCGATGCCAGGCATAATCTGCACCGGCGCGCGGAACGTGCTGAGTTTGCCCGCCGCAATGACCGGGCGCAGCGAGCGCTCGGATTCCGCAAAGGTGTGCCGCTGGCTCTCTTCCACCTCGTTTTTTCGGGCGGGATTGAGCCATAAATCGACATCGCGCTGATCCACCCGCACGGTGGCGTTCGGGAAAACGGGTTTGCCGTCGCGCTGCACGCCGCCGGAGTGGTCGCCGTGGATGTGCGTTAATAAGACCGTGTTAATGTTCGCAGGATCGATACCCGCGGCGCGCAGGTTTTCCGGCAGATGACCGCCCGCATCGCCCATCAGCGGGCCTGCGCCGGTATCCACGAGGATCAGCCTGTCGCCGGTGTTGATGACATAGGTGTTAATTGAGGTTTCGACCTGCGGGGTCAGCGCGTCGTCGGCCAGTCGCGCGTTAAGCGCGTCAGGCGCGATGCGGGTCAAGAGCTTATCTGCCGGGATAGTCACGGTGCCGTCAGAGATCGCCGTTATCTGCCAGTCGCCAAGCATCATGCGGTAATAGCCCGGCGCCTGGGCGGGGGTAATCGGCGCAGCGCCAACGTGCGCCGTGAAGGTGAGCGTAAAGAGCGCCAGCAGCGCAGCCGTCGTTTTCATGGTGTGTCTCCCAGTGATTGGTCTTGCTGAAGTATCGGCGAGGCACTACTATCACTCCAATTGATTGGAGCCATGATGACTATCAAAGAAAACGATTTCCGCAAAATCGACCTTAACCTGCTCATCGCCTTCGCCGTGCTGTTTCGCGAGCAGAGCGTGTCGATGGCGGCCGATAAACTGCACCTCGGGCAGCCCGCCGTGAGCGGCGCGCTCTCGCGCCTGCGCGATATGTTCGACGACCCGCTGTTTATCCGCAGCGGCCACCGGATGCAGCCGACGGCGCGCGCGGTCGCCCTGCATGCCGAGCTGATGCCGCTGCTGGAGCAGCTGCAGTCGGCGCTGTTCCAGCAGGCCGATTTTCATCCGCAGCAGGCCAGCGCCACCATTACGCTTGGCATGACCGACTGGGTGGAGATGTGGCTGATGCCGCAGCTGATCCCGGCACTGCGCGATGCCGCGCCGGGGCTGCGTCTGAGCGTGGTGGCGAGTTCGCCTTTCAGCGACGCGCGGCGTCTGGAGGAGGGCGAGCTGGATATGGCGATAAGCGTGGCGCCGGCCGGGCCGCGCTGGCTGGAGCGCGACGTACTGGTCAGCATGCCTTTCGTCACGCTCTGGCACCCGTCGCAGCTTACGCTTAACACGCCGCTGACGCTTGCCGATTACGTGCGTGAACCGCATCTGATGGTGACATACCGGGAAGCGACCAGCAGTCTTATCGACACCCTGCTGGCACGTCAGGGCGAGCGGCGCAACGTCTGTTACACCACGCCGCACTTTGCGGGCCTGCCGGGGCTTTTGCTGCAAATGCCCGCGCTTGCTACCGTGCCCGCGGGCCTGTGCGACCCGTGGCAGACGGCGTGGGGGCTTGCCGCGAGCCCGGTGCCGCTGGACGTGCCGCCGTTCGAGGTGGCGCTGCACTGGCATCAGCGCCATAACAGCGATCCGGCGCTGATGTGGCTGCGCGGGTTTATCCGCTCGCTGCTTGCGGGCGGCGAGACAATCAGTGGCGGTTGATAGCCTGCGCGATAGCTGCTGAGGTGGTCAGCGCGCGGATCTCGCTAAAGAGTTCCGTCGCCTCGACGTACTCTTTACGCAGATAGCCGAGCCACTGCTTGATGCGCGCCACGTGATACATGCCCGTGTCGCCCTGCTTCTCCAGCTGCGTATATTTTTGCAGCAGCTTAACGACGTCGGGCCACGGCATACGCGGCTCGTTATATTTGATGACCCGGCTTAAATTCGGCACGTTGAGCGCGCCGCGGCCAATCATGATCGATTCGCAGCCCGTCGCCGCCAGGCAGGCCTGCGCGCTCGCGTAATCCCAAATTTCACCGTTGGCGATAACCGGAATCGACAGCCGCTCGCGGATCTCGCCGATGGCCTGCCAGTTGATACGCTCCGCTTTATAACCATCCTCTTTGGTGCGCCCATGCACCACCAGCTCCGTCGCGCCCGCCTGCTGTACGGCGTCGGCAATTTCAAAGCGCCGCGCGCCGCTGTCCCAGCCGAGGCGAATTTTTACCGTCACCGGCAGATGCGCGGGCACCGCCTCGCGCATCGCCTTCGCGCCGCGATAGATAAGATCCGGGTCTTTTAACAGCGTGGCGCCGCCGCCGCTGCCGTTGACCAGCTTCGACGGGCAGCCGCAGTTCAGATCGACGCCCCACGAGCCGAGCGCCACCGCGCGGGCGGCGTTCTCCGCGAGCCACTGCGGATGCTGGCCGAGCAGCTGCACCCGCACCCGCGTACCGGACGGCGTGCGGCTCTCGTGATAAAGCTCCGGGCAGAGTTTATAAAACGACTTCACCGGCAGCAGGCTGTCCACCACGCGCAGAAACTCGGTGATGCAGAGATCGTAATCATTCACTCCGGTGAGCAGTTCACGCACCAGAGAATCAAGCACGCCTTCCATCGGCGCCAGTAACACACGCATAACGCTACCCGCTAAAAAATGAGGCGCTATGGTAGCGCCTCGCCACCGCGAAGGGAATGCGCCGCACGGGCGTCCGCGTGTAAAAGAGCGCCCGCCGGAAAGATTAGGTATGCTGAGGAAGCATCTGTGATCGGTAGCACAGTTCCAGATTTAATTGTATGATGAATGCGTTCGGTTAAAGGTTACTTCTTATGAGCACAATGCTGACTTCTCTCTGGCAACTGGTTCGCGCTTTTATTTTGATTTACACCTGCCTTTATGCAGGTATCGCGCTCGCCGCGCTGCTGCCGATTACCATTCCCGGCAGCATCATCGGCATGCTGATTCTTTTTCTGCTGCTCGCGTTTCAGATCCTCCCCGCGAAATGGGTGCAGCCCGCCTGTCATCTGCTGATCCGCTATATGGCGCTGCTGTTCGTGCCGGTGGGTATCGGTGTGATGCAATATTTCGACGTGCTGCAGGCGCAGTTCGGGCCGGTAGTGGTCTCCTGTTTTATCAGTACGCTGGTGGTGTTTATGGTGGTGAGCTGGAGCTCGCATCTGGCGCACGGCGAGCGCAAAGTCATTGGCCAGAAAGGGAGCCGTGAAAAATGATCCAGAATATCTGGTGGTCGCTGCCGTTAACGCTGCTGGTGTTTTTCGCCGCCCGCAGGCTGGCCGCGCGTCTCAAAAGCCCGCTGCTAAACCCGCTGCTGGTCTGCATGGTGGTGCTGATCCCTTTTCTGATGCTGACCGGCATCCCGTATGAGCGCTATTTTCAGGGCAGCCGCGTGTTAAATGATCTACTGCAACCCGCCGTCGTGGCGCTGGCGTTCCCGCTGTATGAACAGCTGCACCAGATCCGCGCGCGCTGGAAATCCATCATTACTATCTGCTTTGCGGGCAGCGTGGTGGCGATGGTGACCGGCACCTCGATTGCACTGTTGATGGGCGCGAGCCCGGAGATAGCGGCCTCGGTATTGCCGAAATCGGTGACCACGCCGATTGCGATGGCGGTCGGCGGCAGCCTCGGCGGCATTCCGGCCATCAGCGCGGTCTGCGTGATTTTCGTCGGCATACTGGGTGCGGTGTTCGGCCACGCGTTGCTGAACGTGATGCGTATTAAAACCAAATCCGCGCGCGGGCTGGCAATGGGCACCGCCTCGCACGCCCTCGGCACGGCGCGCTGCGCCGAGATGGACTACCAGGAAGGCGCGTTCAGTTCGCTGGCGCTGGTGATTTGCGGGATTATTACGTCGCTGCTGGCGCCGTTCCTGTTCCCGCTGATCATGGCGTTATGGCGCTAAAACTTGCGATACGTCGCGCATTTTGATTCTAAATTTCATTTGTTGCATAGCCAGTGAGAGTTAAATCACATATAAAGCCTCAGGAGCGCCGTAAACTACGGTTCCGGTTACTTATTTGAGGCTTTGCCATGCACCCACGTTTTGAAACTGCCTTCGCACAGCTGCCGGCTGCGCTGCAAGCCGCTCTGGCTCCGCTGCTTGCCGACCCCCATTTTCCGGCGATGTTAAACAACGAACAGGTCGCAGACATTCGCCGCCAGAGCGGCCTTGATGACGACGCGCTGGCTTTTGCTCTCCTGCCGCTGGCCGCCGCCTGCGCGCAGACCGATATTTCCCATTTTAACGTCGGTGCCGTGGCCCGCGGCCTGAGCGGCACGCTCTATTTCGGGGCTAATATGGAATTTCGCGGCGCCGCGATGCAGCAGACCATTCACGCCGAACAGAGCGCTATCACCCACGCGTGGATGCGCGGCGAAACCGGCCTTGCGGCCATTACCGTTAATTACACGCCGTGCGGCCACTGCCGTCAGTTTATGAATGAGCTCAACAGCGGGCTTACGCTGCGCATTAATCTGCCGGGTCGCGCACCGTCAAAACTGGGCGATTACCTGCCGGACGCGTTCGGCCCGCGCGATCTGGATATCAAGACGCTGATTTTCGATACCGAAAACCACGGCTATGCGCTGCACGGCGACGCGCTGACCCAGGCGGCTATCGCCGCGGCGAACCGCAGCCACGCGCCTTACAGCCAGTCGCCTTCCGGGCTCGCCATTGAAACCCGGGACGGCGCGGTGTTTACCGGCAGCTACGCGGAAAACGCCGCATTTAACCCGTCCCTGCCGCCGTTGCAGGCCGCGCTGAACCTGCTGTGCCTGAACGGCTACGCCTGGCGCGACATTCAGCGCGCGGTGCTCGCCGAGCGGAGCGACGCCGCTATCGTACAGCGCGACGCTACCGCCGCAACCCTCAACGCGCTGGGCTTCGCCGCCCTTGAACGCATCGCGCTTGCCTAATCCCCCGCTGCGGGTGTCCTGCCCGCAGCGACGAAAAATGCTTCAACCGGACGTTCGATTCTTGCTCTTGCCCGACGGGTAAAGTAGCCTTGAGTCTCTTTCCTTATTGCTTCGAGCCGCCTGAATGTTAAAGCGTTTGTTATACAGCCTGCTGGCCCTGATTGGCGTACTGCTGTTAACGGCGTTGCTGCTCGACCGCTGGATAAGCTGGAAAACCGCGCCCTATGTCTATGACGAATTGCAGGATTTACCCTGGCGTCAGGTCGGCGTGGTGCTCGGCACCGCCAAATATTACCGCACCGGCGTGATTAACCAGTATTACCGCTACCGCATTCAGGGCGCGCTGAACGCCTATAACAGCGGCAAGGTGAATTATCTGCTGCTGAGCGGCGACAATGCCCAGCAGAGCTATAACGAGCCGATGACGATGCGCAAAGATTTAATCGCCGCAGGCGTCGATCCGGCGGACATCGTGCTTGATTACGCTGGTTTTCGTACGCTCGATTCCATCGTGCGCACGCGTCGGGTGTTCGATACCAACGATTTCATCATTATTACCCAGCGCTTCCATTGCGAGCGCGCGCTGTTTATCGCGCTGCACATGGGTATTCAGGCGCAGTGTTACGCCGTGCCGTCGCCAAAAAATATGCTGTCGGTACGGGTGCGCGAGTTCGGCGCACGTTTAGGCGCGCTCGCCGATCTCTATATCTTCAAGCGCGAACCGCGCTTCCTCGGCCCGCTGGTGCCGATCCCCGCCCTTCATGAAGTGCCCGACGACGCGCAGGGCTACCCCGCCGTTACGCCGGAGCAGATGCTCGAATTGCAGAAGAAGAAGTAAGCCGCAGGATGTTATGACGGGCGCGTTCTACACAGGATGAATGCACTTTGTACATGGTGGGTGCGCTTCGCTTACCCCACCCTACAAAACCCCGCCTCATTTTTGTATACACGGTGGCCTTCGCTTACCCACCCCTATGAATCTATGCAGATTTATAAAGTAGGGCGGGTAAGCGCCGCGCACCCGCCATCCCCCCTCACTCTCCTGCTCCATAAAAAAAGCCCCCGCAGGCGGAGGCTTTTCACGTCCAGATGGATTATTTCTTACGCGCGTATTTCAGCGAATCCAGGGCGACGGCGAAAATGATAATCCCGCCCTTGATGATGTACTGCCAGTACGGGTTAATGCCGATATAGGTCAGGCCGTAGTTGATAACGGTGAAGATGATGACACCGGTCACCACGCCCAGCACCGTACCTACGCCGCCACTGAAGGAAACCCCGCCCACGACGCACGCCGCGATGGCGTCCAGCTCGTACATAAAGCCCAGGTTGTTGGTCGCAGAGCCGATACGGCCCGCTTCCAGCATCCCGCCGAAGGCGTAGAACACGCCGGAGAGCGCATAAATCATCAGCAGGTTCAACGCCACGTTCACGCCGGAGACCTTCGCCGCTTCCGGGTTGCCGCCGATAGCGAAAATATTCTTACCGAAGCGGGTTTTATTCCACAGGATCCAGACGAACGCCACGGCAATCAGCGCGTAGAACGTAATGTATGAAAGCCTGAAGCTGCCGAGCGCCACAAAGCCCTGCGTAAAGGTCGAGAAGCCGCTGTCGAAGCCGGAAATCGGCGACGCGCCCACAAAGTCGTAATAGAGCGAGTTGATACCGTAAACGATAATCATCGTGCCGAGCGTGGTGATAAACGGCGTTACGTTCAGGTACGCGATGATAATGCCGTTCACGAGGCCAATCACGGCACCGATGGCGCAGACAATCAGGATCACCAGCGGAATCGGCATGGTCGCCATTTCCGGGAACACCTTGTTGGCGTTTTCCATCGATTGCAGCAGTGTCGCCGCGACAACCGCCGCGAGGCCCACCTGGCGCCCTGCGGAAAGGTCGGTCCCCTGGGTGACAATCAGCCCCGCCACGCCGAGCGCGATAATAATACGCACCGATGACTGGGTCAGAATGTTACTTAAGTTCAGCAGACTTAAAAACGTTGGATCCTGGAAAATAATAATGGCCAGCAACACTAAAAGGACGACGTAAATACCGCCTTCTTTCAGATAAGTGAGAAAACTCTTCTTATTTAACGCACTCATGAGGAGCCCCTGATATTAAAGGTGCAAAGACGCAAGACGCAGAATTTCGTTTTGCGTCGTCGTTTTGGTGTCAACAATTCCGGAGACGAGGCCATTGCTCATTACCAGAATACGGTCAGTTATCCCTAACAGCTCAGGCATTTCGGAGGAGATAATAATGATCCCCTTGCCCTTTTTCGCAAGCTCGGCAATGAGCTGATAGATTTCAAATTTCGCGCCCACGTCAATCCCGCGAGTCGGCTCATCGAGCATTAATATTTCCGGCTGGGTCAACAGCCAGCGCCCGATGATAACTTTCTGCTGGTTACCGCCGGACAGCGATCCAATCTGGGTACGATGGCCCGGCGTTTTAACGCGCATCGAGTCAATAACCCACTGGGTATCGCTTTTCATGCGGGAGTTATCCAGCAAGCCGATTTTGCTTTTGTAGTTGCGAATATTGGAAATCAGGGAGTTGAAGCCGATATCCAGATAAGCGTAAATCCCCGTTGAGCGGCGCTCCTCGGTCACCAGCGCGAAGCCGTTATTAATCGCTTCATTCGCGGTATGGTTATTAATCTTTTTGCCGTGCAGAGTAATGGTACCGCCAGACTTTTCGCGGATACCAAAGAGTGTTTCCACAATATCAGTGCGTTTGGCGCCCACCAGGCCTGCAATCCCAAGAATCTCCCCTTTATGCAAATCAAAGGAAACGTCGCGGATAGACGGCTGGCGCAGCGAGGTCAGGTTGCGCACTTCAAGGATCACTTCGCCGGGCTTGTTTTCACGGTCCGGGAAGCGCTGGTTAAGCGAACGGCCCACCATCATGGCGATGATCTTATCCATATCCAGCCCGTCGAGCGGCTGGGTGGCGATCCACTGGCCGTCGCGCAGGATGGTAATCTCATCGCACAGCTGGAAGATCTCTTCCATTTTGTGGGAAATATAAACGATACCGCAGCCGCGCTCTTTCAGCTTGCGAATAATCTTAAAGAGATGATTAACTTCTTTTTCTGTCAGAGAAGACGTCGGTTCATCCATGATGACGATTTTGGCGTCATAGGAGAACGCTTTGGCTATCTCAATCATCTGCATCTGCGATACGGAAAGCGTACCCACGCGAGCTTTCGGATCGATATCAATATCCAGCTCGTCGAAAATCGCTTTGGTATCAAGAAACATTTTTTCCTGGTCGACAAACATGCCTTTGGTCGGATAACGGCCAAGCCACATGTTGTCCATTACAGAGCGCTGTAAGACCAGGTTTAATTCCTGATGGACCATTGAAATTCCATTCTCAAGCGCTTCTTTGGCAGAATGGAAATCTATTTCTTTCCCCTGGAAGAGAATACTGCCGGAATCTTTCTGGTAGATCCCGAAAAGACATTTTAATAATGTGGATTTGCCCGCGCCATTCTCGCCCATCAGAGCATGAATAGAATGAGGACGAACTTTTAAATTCACATTATCGAGTGCCTTAACGCCCGGAAAGCTCTTGTTGATATTCGTCATTTCCAACAAGTATTCGCCTGGCGACTGCGTATTATTGCTGACCATATTTATACCTGGCTGCGAGAGTGTTGTCTGAGCATGGCACGGCTTAACAGGGGCGCAAAACGCGCCCCGTAAGAACTTCGCAATTATTATTTACCGGTGATTTCCGCCAGGTTGTCTTTATCAACGCCGACGTAAGGAATGCGCACCACTTTATTTTCGATTTTCCAGTTGGTGCCGTCTGCCGCGCCTTTACCTGCCGCCAGGTTTTTGGCGAGATCAAACGTGGCTTTCGCCTGATTGTTGGCATCGTTCAGCACGGTACCAGCCAGCGCCCCGGATTTCACCAGCGCCAGCGCTTCTGGCAGCGCATCCACGCCGAAGACCGGCACAGAGGATTTGTTATGCGCTTTCAGCGCTTCTACCGCGCCCATCGCCATAGCGTCGTTGTTGGCGATAACCACTTCGATTTTGTTGGCGTTAGGCCCAGAGAGCCAGGCGTCCATTTTGTCTTTCGCCTGAGCGGTGTCCCACATGGCGGTATCGAGCTGCAGCTGCTGGGTTTTGATGCCCTTATCATTCAGCTCTTTGATAACGTAAGTGGTGCGCGCTTCGGCATCCGGATGGCCCGGTTCGCCTTTCAGCAGCACATACTGGATCTGACCGTCTTTGTTGAGATCCCAGTTGGCGTTGGCTTTCCAGTGTTTGGCAATCAGGTCGCCCTGGATAATGCCGGATTCTTTGGAATCGGTGCCCACATAATAGGCTTTGTCATAGCTGTCCAGCGCTTTGCGAGACGGCTCTTTGTTGAAGAACACGATAGGGATGTTCTGACCGCGCGCTTTTTCGATAACGGTGCCTGCGGCAGCCGGGTCAACCAGGTTGATCGCCAGAGATTTGACGCCTTTCGCCAGCAGCACGTCAATCTGATCGTTCTGCTTGGACTGGTCGTTCTGGGAGTCGTTCATCAGCAGCTGAACGTCAGACGACGCAGAAGCCTCTTTTTCAATCGCCTTGCGCACGACGGACATAAAGTTGTCGTCGTATTTATAAATGGTTACGCCAATACGGTCGGCCGCCTGAGCAGCAGTGCCAAAAAGCATGCAGGACATAACGGCAGAGAGGGTCAACACCTTCTTATTCATGGTATCTCCGGTTTTTATGCAGGGTAGCTATCGTGAAAAACGGGCGGCAGGACGGTAAGAGAAAAGCCTTACTGAATGCCGAAGTTCACTAATAAAAAACTCTTCCTTGCTCGGTAACGCTCCAGTAACGCTTTTTTGTGGCTCCGGGCCGGCAGATAACGTCAATGTTAAATCGCCGTTACATAATGTTTCAGGCCCATGAGACGCCGTCATCATAGACAGCGCAATGTTAATATACTGTGAATTTACTCACAGATTGAAAGCGGTTACATCACGCTGGTTTATAAACTAGTGATCGGGGCCACACTTTGTCTCGCCGCCACGGAATGACGCCGTACCAGGGTGGGCATAAAACAGTGCGTTGCCGCCGGATCCAACTCCCCTGCGGCTCCCTGTAACGCGAGCTCGGTAGCGAGCCGCGCCATAGAAACCACCGGATAACGCACCGTGGTGAGTTGCGGGTCGGTATAACGGGCAATTGGAATATCATCGAAACCAATAACTGATACATGCTGCGGCACCAGAATGCCGTTATCTTTCAGCGCCGTCAGCGCGCCCGCCGCCATGCTGTCGTTATAGGCGAACACGGCGGTAAGCTGAAGGTTACGGCCGAGCAGCTCTACCATCGCCGCCTCCCCGCCCTGCATATCCGGGCTGCCGGTGCCGACCCAGCTTTCCGGAGGCTGTACGCCGTCGTCGGAAAGCGCCCGCTGCCAGCCTTCGCGGCGTTTATCGTTATCGTCAATCTGATGGCTGGAGGCGAGATAGCCGATGCGCTGATGGCCGCTGCTTTGCAACATGCGCGTCGCCATCATCGCGCCGGTGACGTTGTCGAGCCCTACGCAGCGATGCGCGTAGCCGGGCACAATGCGGTTAATCAGCACCATGCCAGGCACCTGTTCGAGAAAGGTGGCAAGTTCGTCGTCGCTAAGGGATTTAGCATGGACGATAAGCGCGCTGCACCGCTGGCGGATCAGCACTTCGATGGCGTGACGCTCTTTTTCGGCCTCGTGGTAGCTGTTGCCGATCAGCACATATTTGCCGTGCTGCTGCGCCACC
This window contains:
- a CDS encoding SDR family oxidoreductase, which encodes MSSVNKVAIVTASDSGIGKKCAIFLAKQGFDIGITWHKDDEGAKATAREVESLGRRAELIQLNLSNLPEGANAIQELIDRFGRIDALVNNAGAMIKAPFLEMTFDEWRSIQTVDVDGAFLCSQIAAKAMVKQGQGGRIVNITSVHEHTPLPEASAYTAAKHALGGLTKSMALELVEHNILVNAVAPGAIATPMNDMKEGDAKPGSMPNIPLARPGETEEIASIVAWLCSEGATYTTGQSFIIDGGFTLVNPQFKAQAS
- the dusC gene encoding tRNA dihydrouridine(16) synthase DusC; this translates as MRVLLAPMEGVLDSLVRELLTGVNDYDLCITEFLRVVDSLLPVKSFYKLCPELYHESRTPSGTRVRVQLLGQHPQWLAENAARAVALGSWGVDLNCGCPSKLVNGSGGGATLLKDPDLIYRGAKAMREAVPAHLPVTVKIRLGWDSGARRFEIADAVQQAGATELVVHGRTKEDGYKAERINWQAIGEIRERLSIPVIANGEIWDYASAQACLAATGCESIMIGRGALNVPNLSRVIKYNEPRMPWPDVVKLLQKYTQLEKQGDTGMYHVARIKQWLGYLRKEYVEATELFSEIRALTTSAAIAQAINRH
- a CDS encoding CidB/LrgB family autolysis modulator, producing the protein MIQNIWWSLPLTLLVFFAARRLAARLKSPLLNPLLVCMVVLIPFLMLTGIPYERYFQGSRVLNDLLQPAVVALAFPLYEQLHQIRARWKSIITICFAGSVVAMVTGTSIALLMGASPEIAASVLPKSVTTPIAMAVGGSLGGIPAISAVCVIFVGILGAVFGHALLNVMRIKTKSARGLAMGTASHALGTARCAEMDYQEGAFSSLALVICGIITSLLAPFLFPLIMALWR
- the cdd gene encoding cytidine deaminase — protein: MHPRFETAFAQLPAALQAALAPLLADPHFPAMLNNEQVADIRRQSGLDDDALAFALLPLAAACAQTDISHFNVGAVARGLSGTLYFGANMEFRGAAMQQTIHAEQSAITHAWMRGETGLAAITVNYTPCGHCRQFMNELNSGLTLRINLPGRAPSKLGDYLPDAFGPRDLDIKTLIFDTENHGYALHGDALTQAAIAAANRSHAPYSQSPSGLAIETRDGAVFTGSYAENAAFNPSLPPLQAALNLLCLNGYAWRDIQRAVLAERSDAAIVQRDATAATLNALGFAALERIALA
- the yohP gene encoding small membrane protein YohP codes for the protein MKIILWAVLIIFLIGLLVVTGVFKMIF
- the mglC gene encoding galactose/methyl galactoside ABC transporter permease MglC — its product is MSALNKKSFLTYLKEGGIYVVLLVLLAIIIFQDPTFLSLLNLSNILTQSSVRIIIALGVAGLIVTQGTDLSAGRQVGLAAVVAATLLQSMENANKVFPEMATMPIPLVILIVCAIGAVIGLVNGIIIAYLNVTPFITTLGTMIIVYGINSLYYDFVGASPISGFDSGFSTFTQGFVALGSFRLSYITFYALIAVAFVWILWNKTRFGKNIFAIGGNPEAAKVSGVNVALNLLMIYALSGVFYAFGGMLEAGRIGSATNNLGFMYELDAIAACVVGGVSFSGGVGTVLGVVTGVIIFTVINYGLTYIGINPYWQYIIKGGIIIFAVALDSLKYARKK
- the sanA gene encoding outer membrane permeability protein SanA: MLKRLLYSLLALIGVLLLTALLLDRWISWKTAPYVYDELQDLPWRQVGVVLGTAKYYRTGVINQYYRYRIQGALNAYNSGKVNYLLLSGDNAQQSYNEPMTMRKDLIAAGVDPADIVLDYAGFRTLDSIVRTRRVFDTNDFIIITQRFHCERALFIALHMGIQAQCYAVPSPKNMLSVRVREFGARLGALADLYIFKREPRFLGPLVPIPALHEVPDDAQGYPAVTPEQMLELQKKK
- a CDS encoding LysR family transcriptional regulator, producing the protein MTIKENDFRKIDLNLLIAFAVLFREQSVSMAADKLHLGQPAVSGALSRLRDMFDDPLFIRSGHRMQPTARAVALHAELMPLLEQLQSALFQQADFHPQQASATITLGMTDWVEMWLMPQLIPALRDAAPGLRLSVVASSPFSDARRLEEGELDMAISVAPAGPRWLERDVLVSMPFVTLWHPSQLTLNTPLTLADYVREPHLMVTYREATSSLIDTLLARQGERRNVCYTTPHFAGLPGLLLQMPALATVPAGLCDPWQTAWGLAASPVPLDVPPFEVALHWHQRHNSDPALMWLRGFIRSLLAGGETISGG
- a CDS encoding DedA family protein; protein product: MDINNLIEQYGYLTLFFGSLAEGETVTLLGGVAAHQGLLHFGLVVLVVALGGMIGDQLLYLAGRHFGTRALGRFSRKQKQITRAQKLIQRHPAWFVIGTRFMYGFRIIGPLLIGASHIPPKLFLPLNILGALVWASLFTTLGYLGGEVIEPWLHRLDHHLKHLIWVALAVGIVLLLRWLWHKRSSRED
- a CDS encoding CidA/LrgA family protein — encoded protein: MSTMLTSLWQLVRAFILIYTCLYAGIALAALLPITIPGSIIGMLILFLLLAFQILPAKWVQPACHLLIRYMALLFVPVGIGVMQYFDVLQAQFGPVVVSCFISTLVVFMVVSWSSHLAHGERKVIGQKGSREK
- a CDS encoding MBL fold metallo-hydrolase; translation: MKTTAALLALFTLTFTAHVGAAPITPAQAPGYYRMMLGDWQITAISDGTVTIPADKLLTRIAPDALNARLADDALTPQVETSINTYVINTGDRLILVDTGAGPLMGDAGGHLPENLRAAGIDPANINTVLLTHIHGDHSGGVQRDGKPVFPNATVRVDQRDVDLWLNPARKNEVEESQRHTFAESERSLRPVIAAGKLSTFRAPVQIMPGIEALPAPGHTPGSVIYKVSRGGETLLLWGDIIHVKAVQMPQPQVAIHFDVNQDGAVAMREKTLKMAAQSNAWVGAAHIAFPGIGKIKAQGDGYRWVPVNYSSHGGR